One window from the genome of Saccharomyces mikatae IFO 1815 strain IFO1815 genome assembly, chromosome: 4 encodes:
- the RMT2 gene encoding protein-arginine N5-methyltransferase (similar to Saccharomyces cerevisiae RMT2 (YDR465C); ancestral locus Anc_5.589), translating into MSELHSLLTFPERPISQSYYLPKLQHFLKSGIPATYTLEQVAAFEREEKSECEGEECNADNSTSNTTPLHILARSLPLDIKNEELQVVMNMMNILFEYGAGWNFIDYEDKTVGDLILERNQSRESPLYKRLVEAGVSAELLLRKLNGGDVEFLDTDEPEDISSEEAIQMVSGGEKQEPVVSDDNDATAANQQVYLKTKLEYKNDALITKENKDGVMMDWETKIMEIASETLFPDLKATSSATVLNIGFGMGIIDTFIQAQKPFRHYICEAHPDVLAKMRKDGWYEKDNVIILEGRWQDTLNKLLDEGDVFFDGIYYDTFSEHYQDMLDLYDVVVGLIKPEGVFSFFNGLGADRSLCYDVYKEIVEIDVANYGMKCDYTKYSLDEQLPDWNDVKRSYFNCNYYYHPRITFV; encoded by the coding sequence ATGTCAGAATTGCATTCTTTGCTGACCTTCCCAGAGAGGCCTATTTCTCAGAGTTACTATTTGCCAAAATTGCAACATTTCTTAAAATCAGGTATACCAGCTACATATACTTTAGAGCAGGTTGCTGCCTTTGAGCGTGAAGAAAAGAGCGAGTGCGAGGGTGAAGAGTGCAATGCTGATAATAGCACTTCAAACACAACTCCATTGCACATCTTGGCAAGGTCCTTACCCTTGGATATTAAGAATGAAGAACTGCAAGTGGTGATgaatatgatgaatattcttttcgaGTATGGTGCTGGATGGAACTTCATTGACTATGAGGACAAAACAGTTGGCGATTTgattttggaaagaaatcaaagtaGGGAAAGCCCTCTTTATAAACGTCTTGTAGAAGCTGGTGTCTCTGCGGAATTACTGTTGAGGAAGCTCAATGGCGGCGACGTCGAATTCTTGGATACAGATGAACCAGAGGATATTAGCTCAGAAGAGGCCATCCAAATGGTATCTGGTGGTGAGAAACAAGAGCCAGTTGTTagtgatgataatgacgCTACCGCAGCAAATCAACAAGTGTACTTGAAGACAAAACTAGAGTACAAAAACGATGCCCTTAtcacaaaagaaaacaaggaCGGTGTAATGATGGATTGGGAAACCAAGATTATGGAAATTGCTTCCGAAACCCTATTTCCCGACCTCAAGGCTACTAGCTCTGCCACAGTTTTAAACATTGGCTTTGGGATGGGGATCATCGATACATTTATCCAAGCTCAAAAGCCTTTTCGTCATTATATTTGTGAAGCGCATCCAGATGTTTTGGCCAAGATGAGAAAGGATGGATGGTATGAAAAAGATAATGTGATTATTTTGGAGGGAAGATGGCAAGACACCTTAAATAAATTACTAGATGAAGGTGACGTTTTTTTTGATGGTATATATTACGATACATTCAGTGAACACTACCAAGACATGTTAGACTTATACGATGTTGTAGTAGGTTTAATTAAACCAGAAggagttttttctttctttaatgGACTGGGCGCCGACAGATCGTTGTGTTACGATGTAtacaaagaaattgttGAGATTGATGTTGCTAATTATGGCATGAAATGTGATTACACCAAGTACTCTCTGGACGAACAGCTGCCAGATTGGAATGACGTTAAGCGGTCATACTTTAACTGTaactattattatcatccaCGTATAACATTTGTTTAA
- the PKH3 gene encoding protein kinase PKH3 (similar to Saccharomyces cerevisiae PKH3 (YDR466W); ancestral locus Anc_5.591) yields the protein MTSRKRSPHDFIFKEELGHGSYSTVFKALDKKSPNKTYAIKVCSKKHIIKEAKVKYVTIEKNTMNLLAQKHHAGIIKLYYTFHDEENLYFVLDFAPGGELLSLLHRMGTFNDVWTRHFTVQLIDALEFIHSHGIIHRDLKPENVLLDRDGRLMITDFGAAATIDSGLSDDSTKYKSDDNCPNDNQNCASFVGTAEYVSPELLLYNQCGYGSDIWALGCMIFQFVQGHPPFRGENELKTFEKIVALDYPWGPNNRINISVSSVNPLVINLVQKILVVGVNERISLKLIKRHSYFSKIDWNDKAKIWRGIWQNSQGQSIPQTSGTLPNSPQNILPSRQLHIIDTPARSIQITKQKRKKPTKISNTTSSIVVWRKRLGISTGKDDLGTVPSAGPTMITASDSNISTSTRAHSAPNVNSPQNSQSNQAKRMQPVVPNRIPPKVPVVNVNMRNMSTPPSKSANPPSKPVNPPSRTPPIPPQFSSASASASASVPASAALLESSIETQHQDAMQTLDGNSNTDIHILKQDYVFIYGIPYEHEGPAMSLNSYNKIDNDLITSLVSQHKEELKISELFLQLLTLKKNGMLSYKNTDMEENESRQNEEHQMANIEDTDLSMYDFEFNELTRKGFLILEKYKKKLWFISLPSYSLLSKIPFNAVKSLTVNNNENWVDCFFRARQLLEEKQILDRISNVSFDSKVSTETSSSPSISRKEHTASIGNIVAPPNHNSKHEIQNNVSQNKNIGEEIPFHIPNSVKNKPTANSAPSFKQPRVLSGNNLSRTSKKTNGGVPNSAPAVNTFNNSTVPVPNHRPSANLTNNKHNLATSKKQSPSTFSTLSPTTKSQIKTTGYRQSTPSPPLPPMEFTAMREKYCAPSNMVISSSRYEVLHTLNNSQTNFDREIASRGASAAFRSLQKSKKKK from the coding sequence ATGACGTCTAGGAAAAGGTCTCCGCACGATTTCatatttaaagaagaactgGGCCATGGCTCTTACTCCACTGTGTTTAAAGCTTTGGATAAAAAAAGCCCGAATAAAACCTACGCCATTAAAGTTTGTTCAAAGAAGCACATAATCAAAGAAGCTAAGGTGAAATATGTTactattgaaaagaataccATGAATTTGCTGGCGCAAAAGCATCATGCTGGCATAATCAAACTATATTACACTTTTCACGATGAGGAGaatctttattttgttttagaTTTTGCCCCAGGTGGAGAATTACTTTCCTTATTGCACAGAATGGGTACGTTTAATGACGTATGGACGCGCCACTTCACCGTTCAATTAATCGACGCATTAGAATTTATTCATTCACACGGCATCATTCATAGAGATCTGAAGCCAGAGAATGTTCTTTTGGATAGAGACGGTAGACTTATGATCACTGATTTTGGTGCCGCTGCCACCATAGACTCTGGTTTGAGCGATGATTCGACGAAATATAAATCTGATGACAACTGCCCAAATGACAATCAAAATTGCGCTTCTTTTGTGGGAACTGCTGAGTATGTTTCTCCAGAACTGCTTTTATATAATCAATGCGGTTATGGCTCAGATATATGGGCTTTAGGTTGTATGATATTTCAGTTCGTTCAAGGACATCCGCCTTTTAGAGGGGAAAATGAGTTGaaaacctttgaaaaaattgtagCATTAGATTATCCATGGGGTCCCAACAACCGCATCAATATTAGCGTGTCATCAGTGAATCCTCTAGTAATAAACTTGgtgcaaaaaattttggtgGTAGGGGTCAATGAGAGAATTTCTCTCAAACTGATAAAAAGACACTCATATTTTTCCAAGATAGACTGGAATGATAAAGCTAAGATATGGAGAGGTATTTGGCAAAATTCGCAAGGACAATCAATACCACAGACTTCTGGGACGCTCCCTAATTCACCACAGAATATACTACCCTCTAGACAATTACATATAATTGATACCCCAGCACGAAGTATACAAATCACTAAACAAAAACGTAAAAAACCAACGAAAATTTCCAACACTACTAGCAGCATCGTAGTATGGAGGAAAAGGCTTGGTATTTCAACAGGTAAAGATGATTTAGGTACCGTCCCGTCCGCCGGTCCTACAATGATTACTGCTAGTGATAGCAACATATCAACTTCTACACGGGCACATTCTGCCCCGAATGTTAATTCGCCGCAAAATTCACAATCTAATCAGGCCAAGCGAATGCAACCGGTCGTCCCAAATAGAATTCCTCCTAAAGTACCGGTAGTCAATGTTAACATGAGAAATATGTCAACTCCACCATCAAAATCTGCTAATCCGCCATCAAAACCTGTTAATCCGCCTTCGCGAACACCACCGATACCGCCACAGTTTTCATCAGCATCAGCATCAGCATCAGCATCAGTACCAGCATCAGCAGCTCTATTAGAATCATCAATAGAGACACAGCACCAGGATGCAATGCAAACGCTGGATGGAAACAGTAATACTGATATCCATATCTTGAAACAAGACTATGTCTTTATTTATGGAATTCCGTATGAGCATGAAGGACCTGCCATGTCCTTGAACAGCTACAATAAGATTGATAATGACTTAATAACATCACTAGTTTCTCAACATAAGGAGGAACTAAAGATTTCTGAGCTGTTTTTACAGCTATTAactctaaaaaaaaatggaatgcTAAGTTACAAAAATACAGAcatggaagaaaatgaaagtcGACAAAATGAAGAACACCAAATGGCTAATATAGAAGATACAGACTTGTCTATGTACGATTTTGAATTCAACGAATTGACAAGAAAAGGATTCTTAATCCTAGagaaatacaaaaaaaagttatgGTTTATCTCACTACCATCATATTCATTGTTATCTAAAATACCATTTAATGCTGTTAAATCTTTGACAGTAAACAACAACGAAAATTGGGTAGATTGCTTTTTCAGAGCAAGACAACTCCTAGAGGAAAAGCAAATTCTTGATAGAATCAGTAATGTTTCCTTTGATAGCAAAGTATCTACTGAAACATCATCATCCCCATCCAtctcaagaaaagaacataCAGCTAGTATAGGTAATATTGTAGCGCCACCCAATCACAATTCAAAACACGAGATCCAGAATAATGTATCGCAAAATAAGAATATCGGGGAAGAAATACCTTTTCACATACCTAATAGTGTTAAAAACAAGCCTACTGCAAATTCTGCTCCTTCCTTCAAACAACCTAGGGTTTTGTCAGGCAATAACTTAAGTagaacttcaaaaaaaacgaaTGGAGGGGTACCAAATAGTGCTCCTGCTGTCAATACGTTTAATAATAGTACCGTGCCAGTTCCCAACCATCGGCCTTCTGCTAATCTAACAAACAACAAACATAATCTTGCAACATCGAAGAAGCAGAGTCCATCCACGTTCTCTACTTTATCTCCTACAACCAAGTCTCAAATCAAAACAACGGGATATCGACAATCTACACCATCGCCACCACTTCCACCTATGGAATTTACAGCTATGAGAGAGAAATATTGTGCACCTTCTAACATGGTGATTAGTAGCAGCAGATATGAGGTGTTGCATACCCTCAATAACAGCCAGACAAATTTTGATAGGGAGATCGCTAGCAGAGGTGCCTCAGCTGCATTTAGAAGTTTACAAaagagtaaaaagaaaaaatag
- the TLG1 gene encoding Tlg1p (similar to Saccharomyces cerevisiae TLG1 (YDR468C); ancestral locus Anc_5.593), producing MDNSEDPFQQVVKDTKEQLNRINNYITRHSTAGDDDQEDEIQDILKDVEETIVDLDRSIIVMKRDENDDVNDREAQVKDIKQQLDALKLRFDRRIQESKQTTISLEETVENSTVSNGRAENNDGGMSNPFQEQMLKEQDVHLDGIHKTMQNLHMQAQTMGDELENQGQLLDNMDEGMDTVVNKLARGRRQLEWVYEKNKEKYDDCCIGLLIVVLIILLVLAFIA from the coding sequence ATGGACAACAGTGAAGATCCATTTCAACAGGTTGTTAAAGACACCAAAGAGCAATTGAATCGCATAAATAATTACATAACCCGTCATAGTACTGCTGGTGACGACGaccaagaagatgaaatacAAGATATCCTAAAGGATGTTGAGGAAACGATAGTGGATTTGGATAGAAGTATAATTGTAATGAAAAgggatgaaaatgatgatgtaAATGATAGAGAAGCCCAAGTGAAAGATATAAAGCAACAGCTTGACGCTTTAAAGTTGCGTTTTGATCGAAGGATACAAGAATCTAAACAAACAACTATTTCTCTAGAAGAGACAGTAGAAAATTCAACCGTATCGAACGGTAGGGCTGAAAATAATGACGGTGGTATGTCTAACCCATTTCAAGAACAAATGTTAAAGGAGCAAGATGTCCATTTAGATGGTATCCATAAGACAATGCAGAATTTACATATGCAAGCTCAAACAATGGGGGATGAGTTGGAAAATCAGGGACAATTATTGGACAATATGGATGAAGGTATGGACACTGTTGTGAATAAATTAGCTAGAGGCCGTAGACAATTAGAATGGGTCtacgaaaaaaataaagaaaaatatgacgATTGTTGTATAGGACTACTCATTGTTGTcttgataattttattaGTTTTGGCATTTATAGCTTAG
- the SDC1 gene encoding Sdc1p (similar to Saccharomyces cerevisiae SDC1 (YDR469W); ancestral locus Anc_5.594), with amino-acid sequence MNENCDSSQYNETTIPMVKDTSSNNDIQVEQNQSAESKGHNNHDSGPFDINSNHSDKSGHLEMGSTSSSAAMDLKNVKSIGQSIKLEEAIDTNSIIEESTESKISNLENINLAATVGGSQTRKYLNANVTPHLLAGMRLIAVQQPEDPLRVLGEYLIEQSDILKSAKKNESNASV; translated from the coding sequence ATGAACGAAAATTGCGATAGTTCTCAATATAATGAAACTACGATTCCTATGGTAAAGGATACCTCAAGTAACAATGATATTCAAGTAgaacaaaatcaaagtGCAGAGAGTAAAGGTCACAATAATCATGATAGTGGACCTTTCGATATAAATAGTAATCACAGTGACAAATCTGGACATTTAGAAATGGGAAGTACATCATCATCTGCAGCAATGGATTTGAAAAACGTCAAGAGTATTGGACAAAGTATAAAACTAGAAGAAGCAATCGACACAAATTCAATCATTGAAGAGTCAACAGAATCAAAAATATCGAACTTAGAAAATATTAACCTTGCAGCCACAGTAGGTGGTTCACAAACTAGAAAATATCTGAATGCCAATGTGACGCCGCATCTTTTAGCCGGTATGAGGCTCATAGCCGTGCAACAACCAGAAGATCCCTTACGTGTTTTAGGTGAATATTTGATTGAGCAAAGCGACATACTGAAAagtgcaaaaaaaaatgagagtAATGCTAGTGTATGA
- the UGO1 gene encoding mitofusin complex protein UGO1 (similar to Saccharomyces cerevisiae UGO1 (YDR470C); ancestral locus Anc_5.595), with product MNNNSATEATSRVQIRPYYDPDSFNAGYSAVFKPDEGVVDPHGYTIASKLNVINSSPTTKRMANALFKRSPINKLSNSINDGLPLKGSNGEITGLNNFEWVELINLQKWRKIFEQLLDMFLKKYFQLLIQQPFDVARLLTQVGEFQISKPAVDNSKPSPPIILRDEERGVAVEGEEDYGYDEEEIDFFPIERKMAEANSTEPTTVEETDRSHPEVTDSSLIITPQSLHTIDVINALFDQEGIRGLWKANNTTFIYNFLSLSIDTWFTGLLSSFLGVPDPYFMEVINSSDISKSFLLALSAGVFTGIILLPVDLIRTRLIVTSFKRKKNSKAKSKITNPRSLRQLIRCWSWRRNGVSIPLDMWCLTVLQSVNNSFFNKLFDLVIYNQFHIEKYSQTVTYNTMKFFSKSLELFIKLPVENLLRRCQLNYLLNDQRLLFKVDSTELIVKPKKYNGIWDIIRNNSETNRRQLWNGWKVGVISLICGYGLQMMNKVDIDMEQEKF from the coding sequence atgaataataatagtgCTACGGAGGCAACATCAAGGGTGCAGATACGGCCTTATTATGATCCTGATTCATTCAATGCTGGGTACAGCGCTGTTTTCAAGCCTGATGAAGGTGTAGTAGATCCGCATGGGTACACCATTGCTTCTAAACTAAATGTCATCAACTCATCTCCCACTACAAAGAGAATGGCTAATGCATTGTTTAAAAGATCGCCAATAAACAAATTGTCAAATTCAATAAACGATGGACTTCCACTTAAAGGAAGTAACGGGGAAATAACTGgtttgaataattttgaatGGGTGGAATTGATTAATCTTCAGAAATGGcgaaaaatatttgaacAGCTACTGGATATGTTTCTCAAAAAGTACTTTCAATTACTCATCCAACAACCCTTTGATGTAGCGAGATTACTTACTCAAGTGGGCGAGTTTCAAATATCTAAACCTGCAGTTGACAATAGCAAACCTTCACCACCAATAATCTTGCGGGATGAGGAACGAGGTGTTGCAGTggaaggagaagaagattaTGGTTACGATGAGGAAGAAATCGATTTCTTTCCtatagaaagaaagatgGCGGAAGCAAATTCCACTGAGCCTACTACTGTTGAAGAAACTGACCGCTCGCATCCTGAAGTCACTGATAGTTCTTTGATTATCACACCTCAGTCCCTACATACAATTGACGTAATCAACGCCCTATTTGACCAGGAAGGGATTCGTGGTTTATGGAAAGCCAACAATACAACATTCATTTACAATTTCCTTTCTCTAAGTATTGATACCTGGTTCACAGGCTTACTTTCGTCCTTTTTGGGTGTTCCTGACCCTTACTTTATGGAGGTGATCAACTCTTCCGATATCTCTAAATCTTTCTTGCTAGCCCTGAGTGCAGGGGTATTTACAGGTATCATACTGCTACCGGTGGATTTGATAAGAACAAGATTGATAGTTACAtcatttaaaagaaagaagaattcCAAGGCAAAGAGTAAAATTACGAATCCTAGAAGCTTGAGACAGTTGATCAGATGCTGGTCATGGCGTAGGAACGGTGTTTCAATTCCTTTAGATATGTGGTGCTTAACAGTTCTTCAATCTGTCAATAATagctttttcaacaaattaTTTGACTTAGTTATTTACAACCAATTCCATATCGAAAAGTATTCTCAAACTGTCACATATAATACaatgaagtttttttctaaatccCTTGAACTGTTCATTAAACTTCCGGTGGAAAATCTATTACGTCGCTGTCAATTAAACTACTTACTGAACGATCAACgattattattcaaagtAGATTCCACTGAATTGATAgtaaaaccaaaaaaatataacgGTATATGGGATATAATAAGAAACAATTCTGAAACAAATAGGCGCCAACTCTGGAACGGTTGGAAGGTTGGTGTAATTAGTTTAATTTGCGGATATGGGTTACAAATGATGAACAAAGTCGATATCGACATGGAACAAGAGAAGTTCTGA
- the RPL27B gene encoding 60S ribosomal protein eL27 (similar to Saccharomyces cerevisiae RPL27B (YDR471W) and RPL27A (YHR010W); ancestral locus Anc_5.597) — MAKFLKAGKVAVVVRGRYAGKKVVIVKPHDEGSKSHPFGHALVAGIERYPLKVTKKHGAKKVAKRTKIKPFIKVVNYNHLLPTRYTLDVEAFKSVVSTETFEQPSQREEAKKVVKKAFEERHQAGKNQWFFSKLRF, encoded by the exons ATGGctaaatttttgaaagcagGCAAAGTTG CTGTCGTTGTTCGTGGTCGTTACGCTGGTAAGAAGGTTGTTATCGTCAAGCCACATGATGAGGGTTCCAAATCCCACCCATTCGGTCACGCTTTGGTGGCCGGTATTGAAAGATACCCATTAAAGGTCACCAAGAAGCACGGTGCCAAGAAGGTTGCTAAGAGAACTAAGATCAAGCCATTTATTAAGGTCGTTAACTACAATCATTTATTGCCAACCAGATACACTTTGGATGTCGAGGCTTTCAAGAGCGTTGTATCGACTGAAACTTTTGAACAACCATCCCAACGTGAAGAAGCCAAAAAGGTTGTAAAGAAggcttttgaagaaagacaCCAAGCTGGTAAAAACCAATGGTTCTTCTCCAAGTTGAGATTCTAA
- the TRS31 gene encoding TRAPP subunit TRS31 (similar to Saccharomyces cerevisiae TRS31 (YDR472W); ancestral locus Anc_5.601) — protein MSQRIILPSASDQQFEGNSDGYEYTAGPKQAITSEAFTAYVSSGIYSKPLLFKRQEISLSAMAFLFQEMIAQLHRTCKTTDDFETKLNDYGHNIGIRLLELLNFRASVSPGSLPRTSTFLSQNDSPSKLLNASNSSSLLSNSNPTASASANERLQERQTESLSSYITKMRRRDLKILDILQFIHGTLWSYLFNHVSDDLVKSSERDNEYMIVDNFPTLSQFIPGENVSCEYFVCGIIKGFLFNAGFPCGVTAHRMPQGGHTQRTVYLIQFDRQVLEREGLRFA, from the coding sequence ATGTCTCAAAGAATTATCCTACCAAGTGCATCAGATCAGCAATTCGAGGGTAATTCTGATGGGTATGAATATACTGCCGGGCCTAAGCAGGCGATAACAAGCGAAGCTTTCACAGCTTACGTGTCCTCCGGAATATACTCGAAGcctcttctttttaaaagacaagaaatttctttatcagCAATGGCTTTCCTTTTCCAGGAAATGATTGCACAACTGCACAGAACGTGCAAAACAACGGACGATTTTGAAACTAAATTAAATGATTATGGCCACAACATTGGAATTCGCCTTCTAGAATTGTTGAACTTTAGGGCTTCTGTATCTCCAGGCTCTCTTCCCAGGACCTCTACATTCCTTTCACAAAACGATTCTCCTTCAAAGTTGTTAAATGCATCGAATTCATCGAGTTTATTGTCCAACTCTAATCCAACAGCTTCAGCTTCTGCCAATGAACGACTCCAAGAAAGGCAAACAGAGTCCTTGTCCAGCTATATTACAAAGATGAGGCGCCGTGATCTAAAAATCCTTGATATACTACAATTCATTCATGGTACCTTATGGTCATACCTCTTCAATCACGTAAGTGATGACTTAGTCAAGTCTTCAGAGCGTGATAACGAATATATGATAGTCGATAACTTCCCTACTTTGTCCCAATTTATCCCGGGTGAGAACGTTTCTTGTGAGTATTTCGTTTGTGGTATAATCAAAggatttcttttcaatgctGGATTCCCATGTGGCGTGACAGCACATCGTATGCCTCAAGGCGGACATACCCAACGAACTGTTTATTTGATTCAATTCGATAGGCAAGTACTTGAACGGGAAGGTTTGAGATTTGCTTAA
- the PRP3 gene encoding U4/U6-U5 snRNP complex subunit PRP3 (similar to Saccharomyces cerevisiae PRP3 (YDR473C); ancestral locus Anc_5.608), with translation MAQRNTLKNDSQNPQNTPYYEPSFSQREKTSDGEGAFKGRGLKTEIHSALKSSNFNLIRRNYQTGDNPYLSDLRGSNQSNTLNRRYERGLKFYRKGEISKRIAQERELQRLQEEKESEIKSKWEEEEREEEKLIQSGDLPNLELREDRFLLDLSKFENYYKTNHGHEWWDIVYLNENNEIMEKYTMKSTSPDEEEVASGIGDDEDDDDDVHPSIRYVAHPLPEKINEAKVSIKAYLTQHERKKIRRNRRRMIREAREVKIKLGLLPKPGPKVKLSNMMSVYENDQNITDPTAWEKEVKEQVNIRKRKHLEDNEKRHEEAIKRRKETQNVKAEKPSLYYCKVFQFKNLQNPKIRFKLKMNSKELFLKGLCLRIRDDGPGIIIVVGDEKACKFYENLVMRRIKWNEDFELHTSNEDVKMNMHDNSVTKTWEGYLKDCKFKGWFMKVCDDQDSLLRTLGQFDSEHFYSPVQT, from the coding sequence ATGGCTCAACGAAATACTTTAAAAAATGATAGTCAAAACCCTCAAAATACCCCATATTATGAGCCAAGTTTCTCACAGCGTGAAAAAACTAGTGATGGTGAAGGTGCGTTTAAGGGTCGTGGTTTGAAAACCGAAATTCACTCAGCACTTAAGTCTTCGAACTTTAACTTGATACGAAGAAATTATCAAACTGGCGATAATCCGTATCTTAGTGACCTACGCGGCTCAAATCAATCTAATACACTCAATAGGCGTTATGAGCGAGGCCTGAAGTTTTATAGAAAGGGAGAAATCAGCAAAAGAATTGCCCAAGAGCGAGAACTACAAAGGCTTCaggaagagaaagaatctgaaataaaatcaaaatgggaagaagaggaaagagaagaagaaaaactaataCAATCAGGTGATTTACCTAACTTGGAGTTACGTGAGGATAGATTCTTGCTGGATTtgtcaaaatttgaaaattactATAAAACTAACCATGGCCATGAATGGTGGGATATAGTTtatttgaatgaaaacaatgagataatggaaaaatataCCATGAAAAGCACATCGCCCGACGAAGAAGAGGTAGCAAGTGGTATTGgtgacgatgaagatgatgatgacgatgtgCATCCCTCTATCAGATATGTAGCCCATCCTTTacctgaaaaaattaatgagGCAAAGGTATCGATTAAAGCATATCTGACGCAGcatgaaagaaagaaaataaggagaaatagaagaagaatgatTAGAGAAGCGCGAGAGGTGAAGATTAAATTGGGGCTATTACCCAAGCCAGGACCAAAAGTTAAACTAAGCAATATGATGAGTGTCTACGAGAATGACCAAAATATAACGGATCCAACTGCTTGGGAAAAAGAAGTGAAAGAACAAGTAAATATAAGGAAGAGAAAACACCTggaagataatgaaaaaaggcACGAAGAAGCtataaagagaagaaaagaaacacaGAATGTAAAAGCCGAAAAACCGTCGCTATACTATTGTAAAGTATTCCAGTTCAAAAACTTACAGAACCCTAAGATACGATTTAAGTTAAAGATGAATAGTAAAGAGTTATTCTTGAAGGGTTTGTGTCTTCGCATACGTGATGACGGGCCAGGAATAATCATAGTTGTAGGTGACGAAAAGGCATGCAAGTTTTATGAAAATTTGGTGATGAGAAGGATAAAGTGGAATGAAGACTTCGAACTACATACAAGCAATGAAGATGTGAAAATGAATATGCATGACAATTCAGTTACAAAAACATGGGAAGGTTATTTAAAAGATTGTAAATTCAAAGGCTGGTTTATGAAAGTATGTGATGATCAAGACTCTTTACTACGTACGTTGGGTCAGTTTGACTCGGAACATTTTTATTCACCAGTTCAAACATGA